In the genome of Sander vitreus isolate 19-12246 chromosome 13, sanVit1, whole genome shotgun sequence, one region contains:
- the vamp2 gene encoding vesicle-associated membrane protein 2: MSAPAGAPADGGNQPPNLTSNRRLQQTQAQVDEVVDIMRVNVDKVLERDQKLSELDDRADALQAGASQFETSAAKLKNKYWWKNAKMMIILGVICVIVLIVIIVYFST; encoded by the exons AT GTCTGCCCCAGCCGGAGCCCCTGCAGATGGAGGGAATCAGCCCCCCAACCTCACCAGCAACCGTCGTCTGCAGCAGACACAGGCACAAGTGGATGAG GTGGTGGATATCATGCGTGTAAATGTGGATAAGGTCCTGGAGCGTGATCAGAAGCTGTCAGAACTGGACGATAGGGCTGATGCCCTGCAGGCTGGAGCCTCTCAGTTTGAGACCAGCGCTGCAAAACTGAAGAATAAATACTGGTGGAAGAATGCCAAG ATGATGATTATCCTGGGTGTGATATGCGTGATTGTCCTCATCGTCATTATTG TGTACTTCAGCACCTAA
- the mpp1 gene encoding 55 kDa erythrocyte membrane protein isoform X2 encodes MTLKSNKNEPAVILESVNSVRTALSDLYLEKLLQNKPKSDKAAMQTYENKGAEVYTNGGAGHLNGTELNKMKEVEFEKNPSEPMGVTLKLNDKQRCTVARILHGGMIHRQGSLHEGDEIKEINGKSVTDHSVDQLQKILKETNGVVTMKIVPNLQSRSRACEMYMRAQFDYDPAKDDLIPCKEAGLKFQTGDIIQIINKQDPNWWQGRVESAVADFAGLIPSLELQEWRVASKSKAKEGSQSCSPFGKKKKCKDKYLAKHSSIFDQLDVISYEEVVQLPAFKRKTLVLIGAPGVGRSHIKNALLNKYPEKFSYPAPHTTRPQRKEEENGHEYYFISNEAMTKCISGNELLEYGSFQGNMFGTKIDTIQKIHEQGKIALLDVEPQTLKVLRTADFAPLVVFIAPTNTAAQTENLQMIQKESEAILTTYRHFFDVVLVNNDVDESVKGVEEAMERAISTPQWVPVSWVY; translated from the exons ATGACGTTAAAATCCAATAAAAACGAACCTGCTGTCATACTGGAGTCGGTTAACAGCGTCCGGACAGCCCTCTCCGATCTGTACCTGGAGAAGCTCCtccaaaacaaaccaaagtCTGACAAG gcTGCTATGCAAACCTATGAAAATAAGGGGGCCGAGGTTTACACTAACGGGGGTGCTGGACACTTGAATGGCACAGAACTGAACAAGATGAAAGAAGTAGAATTTGAAAAGAATCCTTCAGAGCCAATG GGGGTCACTCTGAAGCTGAACGACAAACAAAGGTGCACTGTGGCCAGAATATTGCACGGGGGCATGATCCACAGGCAAG GTTCCTTACATGAAGGGGACGAAATAAAAGAAATCAATGGGAAAAGTGTGACCGACCACAGTGTAGATCAGCTCCAGAAGATCCTG AAAGAAACCAATGGAGTAGTCACGATGAAGATCGTCCCCAACCTGCAGAGTCGATCCCGAGCCTGTGAG ATGTACATGAGGGCCCAGTTTGACTACGACCCTGCCAAGGATGATCTCATCCCATGCAAAGAGGCAGGTCTGAAGTTTCAAACTGGTGACATCATTCAGATTATCAACAAGCAGGATCCAAACTGGTGGCAGGGCAGAGTGGAGAGCGCTGTTGCTGACTTCGCTGGACTGATTCCCTCCCTGGAGCTCCAGGAATG gAGAGTGGCAAGTAAAAGCAAGGCCAAAGAGGGCAGTCAGTCCTGCAGCCCTTTTGGGAAAAAGAAGAAGTGCAAAGACAAGTACCTGGCTAAACACAGCTCAA TTTTTGATCAGCTGGACGTGATTTCTTATGAGGAGGTTGTTCAGCTCCCTGCTTTTAAAAGGAAAACACTGGTGCTTATTG GTGCACCTGGCGTAGGAAGGAGTCACATCAAAAATGCACTATTGAACAAATACCCTGAGAAGTTTTCCTATCCTGCACCAC ACACCACCAGACCCCAACGCAAGGAGGAAGAGAATGGACACGAGTATTATTTCATCTCCAATGAAGCCATGACCAAGTGCATCTCTGGAAATGAGCTTCTGGAGTACGGCAGCTTCCAGGGGAATATGTTTGGTACCAAAATTGACACCATCCAGAAGATCCACGAGCAAGGAAAAATTGCATTGCTGGATGTAGAACCACAG ACCTTGAAAGTCTTGCGGACTGCTGACTTTGCACCTCTCGTGGTGTTCATCGCTCCGACCAACACAGCCGCCCAG ACCGAGAACCTGCAGATGATCCAGAAAGAGTCAGAGGCCATTTTGACCACATATAGACACTTCTTTGATGTGGTTCTCGTCAACAACGACGTGGATGAAAGCGTGAAAGGGGTGGAGGAGGCCATGGAGCGTGCCATCTCCACCCCACAGTGGGTGCCTGTATCATGGGTGTACTGA
- the mpp1 gene encoding 55 kDa erythrocyte membrane protein isoform X1, producing MTLKSNKNEPAVILESVNSVRTALSDLYLEKLLQNKPKSDKAAMQTYENKGAEVYTNGGAGHLNGTELNKMKEVEFEKNPSEPMGVTLKLNDKQRCTVARILHGGMIHRQGSLHEGDEIKEINGKSVTDHSVDQLQKILKETNGVVTMKIVPNLQSRSRACERSEYPICTPNLQMYMRAQFDYDPAKDDLIPCKEAGLKFQTGDIIQIINKQDPNWWQGRVESAVADFAGLIPSLELQEWRVASKSKAKEGSQSCSPFGKKKKCKDKYLAKHSSIFDQLDVISYEEVVQLPAFKRKTLVLIGAPGVGRSHIKNALLNKYPEKFSYPAPHTTRPQRKEEENGHEYYFISNEAMTKCISGNELLEYGSFQGNMFGTKIDTIQKIHEQGKIALLDVEPQTLKVLRTADFAPLVVFIAPTNTAAQTENLQMIQKESEAILTTYRHFFDVVLVNNDVDESVKGVEEAMERAISTPQWVPVSWVY from the exons ATGACGTTAAAATCCAATAAAAACGAACCTGCTGTCATACTGGAGTCGGTTAACAGCGTCCGGACAGCCCTCTCCGATCTGTACCTGGAGAAGCTCCtccaaaacaaaccaaagtCTGACAAG gcTGCTATGCAAACCTATGAAAATAAGGGGGCCGAGGTTTACACTAACGGGGGTGCTGGACACTTGAATGGCACAGAACTGAACAAGATGAAAGAAGTAGAATTTGAAAAGAATCCTTCAGAGCCAATG GGGGTCACTCTGAAGCTGAACGACAAACAAAGGTGCACTGTGGCCAGAATATTGCACGGGGGCATGATCCACAGGCAAG GTTCCTTACATGAAGGGGACGAAATAAAAGAAATCAATGGGAAAAGTGTGACCGACCACAGTGTAGATCAGCTCCAGAAGATCCTG AAAGAAACCAATGGAGTAGTCACGATGAAGATCGTCCCCAACCTGCAGAGTCGATCCCGAGCCTGTGAG agaAGTGAGTACCCCATATGTACCCCTAATCTACAGATGTACATGAGGGCCCAGTTTGACTACGACCCTGCCAAGGATGATCTCATCCCATGCAAAGAGGCAGGTCTGAAGTTTCAAACTGGTGACATCATTCAGATTATCAACAAGCAGGATCCAAACTGGTGGCAGGGCAGAGTGGAGAGCGCTGTTGCTGACTTCGCTGGACTGATTCCCTCCCTGGAGCTCCAGGAATG gAGAGTGGCAAGTAAAAGCAAGGCCAAAGAGGGCAGTCAGTCCTGCAGCCCTTTTGGGAAAAAGAAGAAGTGCAAAGACAAGTACCTGGCTAAACACAGCTCAA TTTTTGATCAGCTGGACGTGATTTCTTATGAGGAGGTTGTTCAGCTCCCTGCTTTTAAAAGGAAAACACTGGTGCTTATTG GTGCACCTGGCGTAGGAAGGAGTCACATCAAAAATGCACTATTGAACAAATACCCTGAGAAGTTTTCCTATCCTGCACCAC ACACCACCAGACCCCAACGCAAGGAGGAAGAGAATGGACACGAGTATTATTTCATCTCCAATGAAGCCATGACCAAGTGCATCTCTGGAAATGAGCTTCTGGAGTACGGCAGCTTCCAGGGGAATATGTTTGGTACCAAAATTGACACCATCCAGAAGATCCACGAGCAAGGAAAAATTGCATTGCTGGATGTAGAACCACAG ACCTTGAAAGTCTTGCGGACTGCTGACTTTGCACCTCTCGTGGTGTTCATCGCTCCGACCAACACAGCCGCCCAG ACCGAGAACCTGCAGATGATCCAGAAAGAGTCAGAGGCCATTTTGACCACATATAGACACTTCTTTGATGTGGTTCTCGTCAACAACGACGTGGATGAAAGCGTGAAAGGGGTGGAGGAGGCCATGGAGCGTGCCATCTCCACCCCACAGTGGGTGCCTGTATCATGGGTGTACTGA